The Danio aesculapii chromosome 22, fDanAes4.1, whole genome shotgun sequence genomic sequence gataccaaaaacatttgaccaaagttatacagtttaaaagcaacgCTAAAATAATACCAAGGAACTGTATTTAAACTTTTGACTGTCCAGAAATCAATCAAAAgaaaaattctctcattattctggcatttagcaaatgtaaatgatttaggtaatcctaacggacTATCTAAACGTTAGGTAAACGTTTActatgatttaccatcagacatttagaaaaaaatggttatgttccttttctaaacttctggtttcaactatatttttttgtcatattgctCAGCCCTATTTCAACGAATAGTACTTTTCATTTCCTTCCCTTTTCTCATTATTCAGTTAACTACTGTGATTAATAACATAATTCAAATCATTAATCTGTGACAAAACCTGTTCTCCAGGTGTGTTTGTTCAATCGGTTTCAGTATTAGAGGAAGGTTCTGTGACTCTAAGCACTGGTGTTACCGAAATACATGAGGATGATGATGTACAGTGGAGTTATGGAGGTGGACACTCTCTGATTGCTGAAATCAGCGGTGAGGCTAAAATCTTCTCCACATACAATGGTCCGGACGggagattcagagacagactgaTGCTGGACAACAatactggatctctgaccatcatgaACATCAGAACTGAACATGCTGGAGATTATGAAGTGAAGATCAGTGGATTGAAGCTGACAACAAAAACATTCAAGGTTTCTGTTTATGGTGAGTAGtgttttttggtttatttggtttttttggtcaaacttgtgcacttgtaaccagtaatgtaaagtaaattacaaatactcaagttactgtaatggagtagtttttcctcaggaattgtaatttactatagTTTTATAAGTGTGTACTTtatactttctcttgagtacatttttactgcagtatcggtacttttactccactactttccttcaacctgcatcACTACTTaattcttgtctatggggattcgaaaaatcagtcctgtgattcccgtccaatcaaattgTACATAGAATTAAAGAGGTAAATTGTAAATCATAATGACATGGGTGATATATAATTTCtgcaaactgtttggaaacatTATAAGTGTCCAAGATGTTTAAAATCTTTAAGGCAATGGCACAGAGACTATTTAGATGCATGACAtcgatgagaagatgacagatgtttattgtatgatgaccgaaatggccttagatacccagcaggcacaagacgtcaacatgacgtcagaatgacgttgtaccccaatgtcgtggggacgttgcattttgtttgtaaatgaaaattgggttgatgtcagaacgtcaggccaacatcaacgTTCAATGGcctacctaaaatcaaccaaatatcaacgtctaatgatgttacagcttgacgttgtgtgaatgtgaccaatatgacgtctatcagatagattttggttgccatacctgacgaatatgtcagtatttgatgtcaatatgacgttgttttaaggtgttggctcgacgttggattttggttagtttctaacacaacctaaaaatcaacgtcatttgacgtcattattggacatcaaaataatattgttctaagacgctggctagacattgaattttgttaACTTggtgtcacaacctaaatctaacctaatattaacatcttatgatgttgtgtgcctgctgggcaacaACTAAACACACTAcataatgttacgtttacacacatccacaaatgacatgtaaatgcatcagctttttacatcGTAATACTAACTACTCTTGCGTACTGTTGAAAAGTTTACTTTTTACTCaaactttaagtaatatttacaacagatacttttactctacctgcactacatttttagccaagtaatggtacttttacttaagtatgatttttagtactctttccaccactgactaaatgaggcaggtgtgaaaacactctgCGTGTGATTCTGTGTCCtgatataccagcctgatctcacgaggaaacgtaactatttcacgttttgtcagtttagtagctaatttgtatgaaGTTCAGTCATACatcaatgtacaattttaaaaaggaggcgtggcacgcccctaaactcaactgccattggaggatgagcaaatcgtactaaattgtatgaacaaagtagccactgaatcaaaaagttacgaattgcagtgagatcgtGTTGGATATACTCACAGTACATCTCTTTTCTGAAGTTTAAAATGAATGGATGTGCTGCACTCTGTCCTCccaatagcaaaataaacatgaaacAGCATTTAAAAGAGCATCCAAACATCTCAACTTATGTATTTTTACAAGTTCTGCATAAAATTAGCCAATTATGTCAACAGATCATAGAAAATTACactgtttttatacatttctgtATGTAGTCGAGACTATATAATCTTTAGATCTGGCTATGTGAGGGTAAAATTTGAATTGTACCACGGGGCTGATGAATGCtcgactctgattggctgatgactATTCAAAGGTGTgcttttattttcagataaacgcacagctaaagtagttccggcaagTTTCAAGtgcattacagcttcatatcactacgctgaatggtTTCATTTATTTCACAACAAGTGaataatcacatcaaaacacagcAGAAGGCTTTAGATGAGATTCATAAGACCATCATCCTACACACAGgtgcagtttgaggacaaaaaaagCATTAAACAAACCTTGGTTGAACATTATGTATAAGTAATtctaagaacatgcaaactacacacagaaatcccaactgacccagcagaggttTGAACCAGGAagcttcttgctgtaaggggacagtgctacccactgcgtcaccctgaAAGAAAGTagtcacaaaaaataaattaaatttaaaaaactaatctactaATCACTAGCGACTAGCGACTAATCACTAGTGATGTGCTAAAATCAATCCAAACAAGCCCTTTAACACTTGTAGCGCCAAGCCCAACACTTTAAGCTGCTGAGCGATGCTGGATATGCATGTAAATAGACGTGCCCACTTGTAATGGTCACACACTCTTTTCCATTGCTGAATGTGGTAAATTTATTTTACTCTTACTTTTCTTTGTTCTGAGTGACACAGTACATATCTGTTGATTCTGTTTTTCAGCTCGTCTGTCTCCTCCTGTCATTGACAGAGTCTGTTCAGCATCTTTCTCAAAGTGTTCAGTGCTGTGTTCAGTGGTGAATGTGAGtgctgtgagtctctcctggtacaaaggaaacagtgtattgtccagcatcagtgtgtctgatctcagcatcagtctctctctacctctggagGTGGAATATCAGGATAACAACACCTACAGCTGTGTGATCAACAACACCATCAGCAACCAGACCACACATCTGGACATCAACACACTCTGTCAGACATGTCCAGGTATGCTACTAATTATATTCTGGGCTGATTTGTAAAGGTACATTAGATTCAATAACAGCTTATTTTGTCTATTACAGATGAGGATTTACCTTTATTTTGCATTGTGTTGATTTGCGCTGCCGCTGCTGGACTACTGTTAATCGTAGCTGTGTTCTGCGCCTGCAAAAAATATAGAACTGGTCAGTGACGCAAGAAATTAATCTGTATAAATATACTGCTCTTTACTAAGATGCAGAAGCaaagatattattaaaaactCTAATATGAACACATCTGTGTTTCTGTTAATGCAGTCGCCACACATGAGAAAGACGGAAATCATTCAGCATGGTGTAAACCAAAAATGGTAAGATCATTCATGATGTTGTTGCAGGAATTAAAGCTCGATGACTAAAGTTTTGAGTCCATCAGACAGTCATTATTATCCTCAGCAGACTCTTTAACATCAGGAATACTTTGTTGATAATTGTGCTAACAGTTCTACCTACTGTATAAATACACAGGGTTATTTTTCTCCATATCCACCAAAACAAAGGCAGTttatgacctccagaactgtctttcTTGAGTGTGCACTGTCAAAAAGCATCCCACACCTTCAAAAACCACCGCATGTTCAATCAATTACATATTTAGGTGTACagaattcatttattaaatacaaaaaggcccacagtggctttTCCTTCTGCTGCAacctccatttttctttttgatatttggtgctgGTTTATCAGGAAGTGAGAATTTTGTCctctttgactcactggatggaaaTTAGGGATGGACACGGGGACGGTTTGCTGTCaagtgtgacgtggctgggatgagaatcagcacctccaagtctaaGGCCATGGTGCTTCACCAGAAAAAgttggtttgccatctccaggttggaggaaagtccttaccccaggtggagttcaagtatcttggggtttagTTAACGAGTGAGGGATGAATGGAACGtcagattgacaggtggatcggtgcagtggcagcagtaatgcggtcgatgtatcggTCTGTTGTGATAAAGAaagagctgagctgaaaggcaaagctctcgttttccagtcaatctacgttcctactctcacctatggtcatgagctttgggtcatgaccgaaaggacaagatctcgagagaagtcagctgaggtggctcgggcatctgtttcgaatgcctcctggacgcctacctagagaggtgttccaggcatgtcccaccctCAGGGAAGAACCACGCTGGATGGACTatatctctcggctggcctgggaatgccttgggatccccccggagaagctggaggaagtgtctgaggAAAGGGAAGTCTGGAATTCTCTTCTAAGGCTTCTGCCCACGCGACCTGGCCTCAAGAAGAGgacgaaaataaatgaatgaacgctTTATGAGCATAAGTCTAATTTGAATCATCATGTAGGGAACATATAACCTTCTTATAGTCATTTTACAAGTCTTGACGCGTATTAGTGCTTTTACATTTGACCACGACACGATAGTCCATCCAATTCAGTGTATCttcgtttattttttacatcagaCATCCACTATTTCATCACAATCTGCTTACATACAAGTTGCTTGTTCCAGCTTGATGAATTATGACTCCAATTTTACACTTTTA encodes the following:
- the LOC130216598 gene encoding uncharacterized protein LOC130216598, giving the protein MFLINGLFYLSCGHLIGVFVQSVSVLEEGSVTLSTGVTEIHEDDDVQWSYGGGHSLIAEISGEAKIFSTYNGPDGRFRDRLMLDNNTGSLTIMNIRTEHAGDYEVKISGLKLTTKTFKVSVYARLSPPVIDRVCSASFSKCSVLCSVVNVSAVSLSWYKGNSVLSSISVSDLSISLSLPLEVEYQDNNTYSCVINNTISNQTTHLDINTLCQTCPVATHEKDGNHSAWCKPKMKSKDPVYENVPKKR